A genomic segment from Meiothermus sp. Pnk-1 encodes:
- a CDS encoding ABC transporter permease → MEALKVRRPSPAARPLPWLGVAAVGLGFALLALFIWSWWNRSDLAGAGQKWLILAGFAAAAYGVARVANFLAAVHTGPLVGFIPAGLTLALVLLTVEALLRAYQVPAGLIPTPTRVLATLWATRDVLLQDAYQTVVLEAFTGYLVGCGLGVATALLVSRFVFLERGFLPYATAFSSIPIVALAPVLVKMMGLEWPSKAAIVAITVFFPVVVNTFRGLTEVSPLSLELMRSYAAGEAQQYRFLRIPNALPFVFNALKLGTTLAMIGSIVGEFFGAGGQGLGFRIQIEAGRFGFDIVWSAIIVASVIGIAWYGLVAWLERRLTAWHVSFREG, encoded by the coding sequence ATGGAAGCGCTGAAGGTGAGGCGCCCCTCGCCCGCGGCCCGCCCCCTGCCCTGGCTCGGTGTCGCGGCGGTGGGGCTGGGCTTTGCCCTGCTGGCCTTGTTCATCTGGAGCTGGTGGAACCGCAGCGACCTCGCGGGGGCGGGCCAGAAATGGCTGATCCTGGCGGGTTTCGCGGCGGCGGCTTACGGGGTGGCCCGGGTGGCCAACTTCCTCGCCGCCGTCCACACCGGTCCGCTCGTCGGCTTCATCCCGGCTGGGCTCACCCTGGCCCTGGTGCTCTTGACGGTCGAGGCCCTGCTGCGAGCCTACCAGGTGCCCGCGGGCCTGATCCCCACCCCCACGCGGGTCTTGGCCACGCTGTGGGCCACGCGCGACGTGCTGTTGCAAGACGCCTACCAGACGGTAGTGCTCGAGGCCTTCACCGGCTACCTCGTCGGCTGCGGCTTGGGTGTGGCGACCGCGCTGCTGGTGAGTCGCTTCGTCTTCCTCGAGCGCGGCTTCTTGCCCTACGCCACCGCTTTCTCGAGCATTCCCATCGTGGCGCTGGCCCCGGTGCTGGTGAAGATGATGGGGCTGGAGTGGCCCTCCAAGGCCGCCATCGTCGCCATCACGGTGTTCTTTCCTGTCGTGGTCAATACCTTCCGCGGCCTCACCGAGGTCAGCCCGCTTTCCCTCGAGCTCATGCGCTCCTACGCGGCGGGCGAGGCCCAGCAGTACCGCTTCTTGCGCATCCCCAACGCCCTGCCCTTCGTCTTCAACGCCCTCAAGCTGGGCACCACCCTGGCCATGATCGGCTCCATCGTGGGCGAGTTCTTCGGCGCGGGGGGGCAGGGGCTGGGCTTCCGCATCCAGATCGAGGCCGGGCGCTTCGGCTTCGACATCGTGTGGTCGGCCATCATCGTGGCCTCGGTCATCGGCATCGCCTGGTACGGCCTGGTGGCCTGGCTCGAGCGCCGGCTCACCGCTTGGCACGTCTCGTTCAGGGAGGGGTGA
- a CDS encoding ABC transporter substrate-binding protein yields MRKWTVVLAVLVMGLASLGMAQQNLIKVNLQLKWFPQAQFAGYFVAKERGFFREEGLDVTLLPVGDQSPIQVVQSGAADFGTTWIADLLTAREKGIPVVLIAQMFQRSGFTLVALKSTGIKDLCKDMKGKSVGVWPSGNEYPAVALFRKCGLTSSLDAKVSNPDVIAVSYPFDPALVFPGRVQLVSAMTYNEVDQIAGLGYDETKVDVFKLADYGINLLEDNIFTTERVLNTPNFKNSGLSGREVAARLIRASLKGWDWAVKNQAETVEKYVLPFCGNTCKGSGTRADAKSHQTWQMAEIAKLYNAGATTKGWAGFLVPADYQASVRLLKEQGILTKDPPRQTVDYGPWERATGKKAADYK; encoded by the coding sequence ATGAGAAAGTGGACGGTTGTACTGGCGGTTTTGGTCATGGGGCTGGCGTCGCTGGGGATGGCCCAGCAAAACCTGATCAAGGTCAACCTTCAGCTCAAGTGGTTCCCGCAGGCGCAGTTTGCCGGGTACTTCGTGGCCAAGGAGCGTGGCTTTTTTAGAGAAGAAGGCTTGGATGTGACCCTGCTGCCCGTGGGAGATCAATCGCCCATCCAGGTGGTGCAGTCGGGAGCGGCGGATTTCGGTACCACGTGGATTGCCGACTTGCTTACCGCTCGGGAGAAGGGCATTCCCGTAGTCCTCATCGCCCAGATGTTCCAGCGTTCGGGCTTCACGCTGGTGGCCCTTAAGTCCACCGGGATCAAGGATCTGTGTAAGGATATGAAGGGCAAGAGCGTGGGGGTGTGGCCTTCAGGGAACGAATACCCGGCGGTGGCCCTCTTCCGCAAGTGCGGCCTGACCAGCTCTCTCGACGCTAAAGTTAGCAATCCGGATGTAATCGCAGTCTCCTACCCCTTTGACCCAGCGTTGGTGTTTCCGGGTCGGGTGCAGTTGGTCTCGGCCATGACCTATAACGAGGTCGACCAGATCGCCGGGCTGGGCTACGACGAGACCAAGGTGGACGTGTTCAAGTTGGCCGACTACGGCATCAACCTGCTCGAGGACAACATCTTCACCACCGAACGGGTGCTCAATACCCCCAACTTCAAGAACTCCGGGCTCTCGGGCCGCGAGGTGGCAGCCCGGCTGATCCGGGCCAGCCTCAAGGGCTGGGACTGGGCGGTGAAAAACCAGGCCGAAACCGTAGAGAAATACGTGTTACCATTCTGCGGCAACACCTGCAAGGGCAGTGGCACCCGCGCCGACGCCAAGAGCCACCAGACTTGGCAGATGGCCGAGATCGCCAAGCTCTACAACGCCGGGGCCACCACCAAGGGCTGGGCTGGGTTCTTAGTCCCGGCTGACTATCAGGCCTCGGTCAGGTTGCTCAAGGAGCAGGGCATCCTCACCAAGGACCCACCGCGCCAGACCGTGGACTACGGTCCCTGGGAGCGGGCCACGGGTAAGAAGGCCGCCGATTATAAGTAA
- a CDS encoding CBS and ACT domain-containing protein gives MLVRDWMTPNPVSVSPDTPVLDALKLLKERSFRRLPVMDGQNLVGIVTDKDLKDAMPSKATTLSVWELNYLLAKLTVHEVMAKPVITIEADQPLEDAALLMQEHKVGGLPVMEGGQLVGMITVTDVLRAFTEVLGLRSGGVRITLEIPDVPGALAKAAGAVPPSNIVSVATVAHEGGKQRMVLRVTGEGTAGVADRLRAAGENVLDVRG, from the coding sequence ATGCTCGTGCGTGACTGGATGACGCCTAACCCGGTATCGGTCAGTCCCGATACTCCCGTGCTGGATGCCCTCAAATTGCTCAAGGAACGCTCTTTCCGACGCCTACCGGTGATGGATGGGCAAAACCTGGTGGGAATCGTGACCGATAAAGACCTCAAGGACGCGATGCCCTCCAAGGCCACCACGCTCTCGGTGTGGGAGCTGAACTACCTGCTAGCCAAGCTCACCGTCCACGAAGTGATGGCCAAGCCGGTGATCACCATCGAGGCTGACCAGCCGCTCGAGGACGCTGCTTTGCTCATGCAAGAGCACAAGGTGGGAGGGCTGCCGGTGATGGAGGGAGGTCAACTGGTAGGGATGATCACCGTCACCGACGTGCTGCGGGCGTTTACCGAGGTGCTGGGGCTGCGTTCGGGAGGGGTGCGGATTACCTTAGAGATTCCCGATGTGCCCGGGGCCCTCGCCAAAGCTGCTGGGGCAGTTCCTCCAAGCAATATCGTGTCGGTGGCCACTGTAGCCCACGAAGGCGGCAAGCAACGTATGGTTCTGCGCGTTACTGGGGAGGGTACCGCAGGGGTGGCCGACCGGCTTCGGGCGGCAGGGGAGAACGTGCTGGACGTGAGGGGGTAG
- a CDS encoding ABC transporter substrate-binding protein has translation MRKTAAFAVLASGLLAGGLWGTAQGNLTKATIIESWFIHAESIGDPVAVDKGFYKEAGLDVTVVSGGPGLSPIDRVMAEAKAGKLVLGIDYPYNLLEARQKQKLPLVIVAADFQESAMRILSWQPIAKPADIKGTFATWIGYDKPIKAVLGKGWEKQIQVVNQQGDPATLGGWLAKQYPFASAMIYNEVMVAEKQAKEKYYVYSYKDFGVDWPENVLFTTEDVLKKYPGEVRKFVQARYKGFRYALDNPEEAGKILAKYNPNLDIPFELAGLEQISKIMVTPDTQKNGLGYVNTAKLQKMAQQLQAAGLLSSASLAGFVNAIPSGVK, from the coding sequence ATGAGGAAGACGGCGGCATTCGCGGTGCTGGCATCGGGGCTACTGGCGGGGGGGCTTTGGGGCACGGCCCAGGGCAACCTGACCAAGGCCACCATCATCGAGTCGTGGTTCATCCACGCCGAGTCCATCGGCGACCCTGTGGCCGTGGACAAGGGCTTCTACAAGGAGGCGGGCCTGGACGTGACGGTGGTGTCGGGCGGCCCCGGGCTCTCGCCCATCGACCGGGTGATGGCCGAGGCCAAAGCGGGCAAGCTGGTGCTGGGCATCGACTACCCCTACAACCTGCTCGAGGCCCGTCAGAAGCAGAAGCTGCCCTTGGTGATCGTGGCCGCCGACTTCCAGGAATCGGCCATGCGTATCCTCTCCTGGCAGCCCATCGCCAAGCCCGCCGACATCAAGGGCACCTTTGCGACCTGGATCGGCTACGACAAGCCCATCAAGGCCGTGTTGGGCAAGGGCTGGGAGAAGCAGATTCAAGTCGTCAACCAGCAGGGTGACCCCGCCACGTTGGGTGGCTGGCTCGCCAAGCAGTACCCCTTCGCCTCGGCCATGATCTACAACGAGGTCATGGTGGCCGAGAAACAGGCGAAGGAGAAGTACTACGTCTACAGCTACAAGGACTTCGGCGTGGACTGGCCGGAGAACGTGCTCTTCACCACCGAGGACGTGCTCAAGAAGTACCCGGGCGAGGTCAGGAAGTTCGTGCAGGCCCGCTACAAGGGCTTCCGCTACGCGCTGGACAACCCTGAGGAGGCTGGCAAAATTCTCGCCAAGTACAACCCCAACCTCGACATCCCCTTCGAGCTCGCAGGCCTCGAGCAGATCAGTAAGATCATGGTCACGCCCGACACCCAGAAGAACGGGCTCGGCTACGTCAACACCGCCAAGCTGCAGAAGATGGCCCAGCAACTCCAGGCCGCCGGCCTGCTCAGCAGCGCCTCCCTCGCCGGCTTCGTCAACGCCATCCCGAGCGGGGTGAAATAA
- a CDS encoding ABC transporter permease: MARVVHPPRNAPPLWKNEGVRWLVFAVVALSLWEVGARLYNSPFLLPAPSRILEEFLKTPALVLGHAWITAQEIVLGFLLGALVAHLAALLLIVLPEWLEDFIFRAVSTLNSIPFVALASLVVVWLGVNGIGSKVVIAALYAFFALVYFVHKGMVSTDATKEELLTSYSASFVQRVRYLKLPFALPIIFTSLKGAAMAAVNGAIVGELFGAFQGLGFMILDSRYVGNTARVFLAAVFCTVVGWLLLGVLTALERRFVGWHLEMTRKG, encoded by the coding sequence ATGGCCAGGGTCGTACATCCCCCCCGCAACGCTCCCCCTCTGTGGAAGAACGAGGGCGTGCGCTGGCTGGTGTTCGCCGTGGTGGCCCTGAGCCTGTGGGAAGTAGGGGCGCGGCTGTACAACTCGCCCTTCCTCCTGCCCGCTCCCTCGCGCATCCTCGAGGAGTTCCTCAAGACCCCCGCCCTGGTGCTGGGGCATGCCTGGATCACCGCCCAGGAGATCGTGCTGGGCTTCCTGCTGGGTGCTTTGGTCGCGCACTTGGCCGCGCTGCTCTTGATCGTGCTGCCGGAGTGGCTCGAGGACTTCATCTTCCGCGCCGTCTCCACGCTCAACTCCATCCCCTTCGTGGCGTTGGCGAGCCTGGTGGTGGTGTGGCTGGGGGTCAACGGCATCGGCTCGAAGGTGGTGATCGCGGCGCTGTACGCCTTCTTCGCCTTGGTCTACTTCGTGCACAAGGGGATGGTCTCCACCGACGCGACCAAGGAGGAGCTGCTCACCTCCTACAGCGCGAGCTTCGTGCAGCGGGTGCGCTACCTGAAGCTGCCCTTCGCGCTGCCCATCATCTTCACCAGCCTCAAGGGGGCGGCCATGGCGGCGGTGAACGGGGCCATCGTGGGCGAGCTGTTCGGGGCTTTTCAGGGTTTGGGGTTCATGATCCTCGACTCGCGCTACGTGGGCAACACGGCGCGGGTCTTCCTGGCGGCGGTGTTCTGCACGGTGGTGGGCTGGCTCTTGCTGGGGGTGCTCACGGCGCTCGAGCGGCGCTTCGTGGGATGGCACCTCGAAATGACCCGGAAGGGTTGA
- a CDS encoding ABC transporter permease: MLARLRSPNLVPMLVVALVIAALYYPLMLVANLPVAQRALDSGAALPCGSALECATQLRSPVLPSPQQLWKGFANLLFPLNSPNAIPLNAAVTTLETLVGLLLAAAVGFFFAIGLVASRAFERSLLPWIVASQTVPIIAIAPMLVVLLGQYGVQGWIPKAIIAAYIAFFPITIGVAKGLKSPDPLSLDLMKTYNASGWQTYLKLRFPASIPYLFTAFKVAMAAALIGAIVAEISTISFQGIGKMLAENSRASDVVATWVIMIASAALGILLVALVGWLERVVTPWKR; the protein is encoded by the coding sequence ATGCTCGCCCGTCTGCGCTCGCCCAACCTCGTTCCCATGCTGGTGGTGGCCCTGGTCATCGCGGCGCTGTACTACCCGCTGATGCTCGTCGCTAACCTCCCAGTGGCCCAGCGGGCGCTCGACAGCGGCGCGGCGCTGCCGTGCGGCTCAGCCCTGGAGTGCGCTACCCAACTGCGCAGCCCCGTGCTGCCCTCGCCGCAGCAGCTATGGAAGGGCTTTGCCAACCTGCTCTTCCCGCTCAATTCGCCCAACGCCATTCCCCTCAACGCGGCGGTGACCACGCTCGAGACCCTGGTGGGTCTCTTGCTGGCGGCGGCGGTGGGCTTTTTCTTCGCCATCGGGCTCGTGGCCTCGAGGGCCTTCGAGCGCTCGCTCTTGCCCTGGATCGTGGCCTCACAGACCGTGCCCATCATCGCCATTGCGCCCATGCTGGTGGTGCTGTTGGGCCAGTATGGGGTGCAGGGCTGGATCCCCAAGGCCATCATCGCCGCCTACATCGCCTTTTTCCCCATCACCATTGGCGTGGCCAAGGGCCTCAAGAGCCCCGACCCCCTCTCGCTCGACCTGATGAAGACCTACAACGCCAGTGGCTGGCAGACCTACCTCAAGTTGCGTTTTCCGGCTTCCATTCCCTACCTCTTCACCGCCTTCAAGGTGGCCATGGCCGCCGCTTTGATCGGGGCCATCGTGGCGGAGATTTCCACCATCAGCTTTCAGGGCATCGGCAAGATGCTCGCGGAGAACTCCCGTGCTTCTGACGTGGTGGCGACCTGGGTCATCATGATCGCCTCGGCGGCGCTGGGCATTCTGTTGGTGGCGCTGGTGGGGTGGCTCGAGCGGGTGGTGACGCCATGGAAGCGCTGA
- a CDS encoding cytosine deaminase: protein MELVIKDARLTGREGRVDIGLEGGRIAAIEPGLRGGEEISAEGNLVSPSFYEIHIHLDAILTEGDPRPNRSGSLWEGIAIWAERVGRLSREDVRARVLKALPWFVAHGVTHIRTHVDVCDPSLTALKALLEIKAEVGELIDIQIVAFPQQGMFSFEGGDELVRKAVELGADVIGGIPHYEITREYGVQNVKFALSLAHETGLPVDIHCDETDDDHSRFLETMAAETLRLRLSGRVAASHTTAMHSYNNAYADKIIGNVRRAGLHVICNPPDNAVLQGRFDHYPIRRGLTRVKELLAAGVNVAAGHDSVMDPWYPMGKGDPLHTAFVLLHLGLMSGQEDRAQLFPMLTSRPAAIWQGRLVRGGEGLEGHAVAVGNPADLVVWPVPTEDDAIRTLPMRRYVLKRGKIVAETRPEVSYVQGEAVRFLR from the coding sequence ATGGAGCTGGTTATCAAGGACGCACGCCTCACCGGTCGTGAGGGGCGGGTGGACATCGGCCTCGAGGGTGGGCGCATCGCCGCCATCGAACCGGGGCTGCGCGGAGGCGAGGAGATCTCGGCGGAGGGCAACCTGGTGAGCCCCAGCTTCTATGAGATCCACATCCACCTCGACGCCATCCTCACCGAGGGCGACCCCCGGCCCAACCGCTCGGGCTCGCTGTGGGAGGGCATCGCCATCTGGGCGGAGCGGGTGGGGCGACTCAGCCGCGAGGACGTGCGCGCGCGGGTGCTCAAGGCCCTGCCGTGGTTCGTGGCCCACGGCGTCACCCACATCCGCACCCACGTCGACGTATGCGACCCCAGCCTCACCGCGCTCAAGGCCCTGCTCGAGATCAAGGCCGAGGTGGGGGAACTCATCGACATCCAGATCGTGGCCTTTCCGCAGCAAGGCATGTTCTCCTTCGAAGGGGGCGATGAGCTGGTCAGAAAAGCCGTCGAGCTCGGCGCCGATGTGATCGGGGGGATCCCACACTACGAGATCACCCGCGAGTACGGCGTGCAGAACGTGAAGTTCGCGCTCTCCCTGGCCCACGAGACCGGCTTGCCCGTGGACATCCACTGCGACGAGACCGACGACGACCACTCCCGCTTCCTCGAGACCATGGCCGCCGAGACGCTGCGCCTGAGGCTGTCGGGCCGGGTGGCGGCCTCGCACACCACCGCCATGCACTCCTACAACAACGCCTACGCCGACAAGATCATCGGCAACGTGCGGCGGGCCGGGCTGCACGTCATCTGTAACCCGCCCGACAACGCCGTGCTGCAGGGGAGATTCGATCACTACCCCATCCGGCGCGGCCTCACGCGGGTCAAGGAGCTGCTGGCGGCGGGGGTCAACGTGGCCGCCGGGCACGACTCGGTGATGGACCCCTGGTACCCCATGGGCAAGGGCGACCCCCTGCACACCGCCTTCGTGCTGCTGCACCTGGGGTTGATGTCCGGCCAAGAAGATCGGGCGCAGCTCTTTCCCATGCTTACCTCTCGTCCCGCCGCCATCTGGCAGGGCCGGCTGGTGCGGGGCGGGGAGGGCCTGGAGGGGCACGCCGTCGCGGTGGGTAACCCCGCCGACCTGGTGGTCTGGCCGGTGCCTACCGAGGACGACGCCATCCGCACCCTGCCCATGCGCCGCTATGTGCTCAAGCGCGGCAAGATCGTAGCTGAGACCCGGCCCGAGGTTTCCTACGTGCAGGGCGAGGCGGTCCGGTTCCTGAGGTGA
- a CDS encoding ABC transporter ATP-binding protein, whose product MTQSQPTPHPTPSAASLVSVKEVSMVFPTGTVALQNASLEVAQGEFISLIGPSGCGKTTLLRLLADLIQPTSGSIRIGGKTPEEARKARAYGYVFQAPTLMEWRTVLQNVMLPLEVMGVPKAEHKPRAERMLALVGLEKFARHYPWQLSGGMQQRVSIARALAFDPQLLFMDEPFGALDEITRENLNLELLRLWRETGKTVIFVTHSIPEAVFLSTRIVVMTPRPGKIETVIPVDLPQPRSFETRETTRFFEIATQVREALRKGHGFEVQE is encoded by the coding sequence GTGACCCAATCCCAGCCCACCCCCCACCCAACCCCCAGCGCCGCCAGCCTGGTGTCGGTGAAGGAGGTCTCGATGGTGTTCCCCACCGGCACCGTGGCCTTGCAAAACGCGAGCCTCGAGGTCGCCCAGGGCGAGTTCATCTCGCTCATCGGGCCCTCCGGCTGTGGCAAGACCACCCTCCTTCGGCTTCTGGCCGACCTCATCCAGCCTACCTCCGGCAGCATCCGCATCGGCGGCAAAACCCCGGAGGAGGCGCGCAAAGCCCGAGCCTACGGCTACGTTTTCCAAGCCCCCACCCTCATGGAGTGGCGCACCGTGCTGCAGAACGTGATGCTGCCGCTGGAGGTGATGGGTGTGCCCAAGGCCGAGCACAAACCCCGCGCCGAGCGGATGCTGGCGCTGGTGGGGCTGGAGAAGTTCGCCCGCCACTACCCCTGGCAGCTCTCGGGCGGGATGCAGCAGCGGGTTTCCATCGCCCGCGCGCTGGCCTTTGACCCGCAGCTTTTGTTCATGGACGAGCCCTTCGGCGCCCTCGACGAGATCACGCGGGAGAACCTCAACCTCGAGCTTTTGCGGCTGTGGCGCGAGACCGGCAAGACCGTCATCTTCGTCACCCACTCCATCCCCGAGGCGGTCTTCCTCTCCACGCGCATCGTGGTCATGACCCCGCGCCCCGGCAAGATCGAGACCGTGATCCCGGTGGACCTGCCCCAACCGCGCAGCTTCGAGACCCGCGAGACCACCCGCTTCTTCGAGATCGCCACCCAGGTGCGCGAGGCCTTGCGCAAAGGGCACGGCTTCGAGGTGCAGGAGTAG
- a CDS encoding Uma2 family endonuclease: protein MIKPVLKPMSVAEYLSSEPSSPVRREYVGGQVYAMAGGSSRHNRIAGNIHALCWQMAQDRSCRVYLEGMKLRVGKEGGYDTEQAFYYPDVMVVCDKPLPNEYYETEPCILVEVLSPSTLSIDLREKRLEYTRIPSLRTYLMVDQDSLFVRHCWRDSEGRWQERDLTGDGEIPLPCLGGSLTLPQIYRGVFE from the coding sequence ATGATCAAGCCCGTTCTCAAGCCCATGAGCGTCGCGGAATACCTCAGCAGCGAACCGTCCTCCCCCGTACGCCGAGAGTATGTGGGGGGCCAGGTGTACGCGATGGCGGGTGGGAGCAGCCGCCACAACCGCATCGCGGGGAACATCCATGCCCTGTGCTGGCAGATGGCCCAGGACCGGTCGTGCCGGGTTTACCTGGAAGGCATGAAACTTCGGGTGGGCAAGGAGGGGGGCTACGACACCGAACAGGCCTTCTACTACCCGGACGTGATGGTGGTATGCGACAAACCCCTGCCCAACGAATACTACGAAACCGAGCCCTGCATCCTGGTCGAGGTGCTTTCCCCTTCGACCCTGAGCATCGACCTGCGGGAGAAACGGCTCGAGTACACCCGCATCCCCAGCCTGCGTACCTACCTGATGGTTGACCAGGACAGCCTCTTCGTCCGGCACTGCTGGCGGGATTCCGAGGGGCGTTGGCAGGAGCGGGACCTGACCGGAGACGGCGAGATTCCCTTGCCCTGCTTAGGCGGTAGCCTCACGTTGCCGCAGATTTACCGTGGTGTTTTCGAGTAG
- the hydA gene encoding dihydropyrimidinase, with translation MGLLIKNGEIVTADSRYKADIYVEDETITRIGQNLEAPPGTEVIDATGKYVFPGFIDPHVHIYLPFMATFAKDTHETGSIAALIGGTTTYIEMCCPNRGDDALEGYHLWKSKAEGNSACDYTFHMAVTKFDDKTEGELREIVKDGITSFKIFLSYKNFFGVDDGEMYQTMKLAKELGVIVTAHCENAELVGRLQQSLLAEGKTGPEWHEPSRPEAVEAEGTSRFATFLETTGATGYVVHLSCKPALDAAMAAKARGVPIYIESVIPHFLLDKTYAERGGVEAMKFIMSPPLRDKRNQKALWDALAQGFIDTVGTDHCPFDTEQKRLGEGDFTKIPNGIPAIEDRVNLLYTYGVSRGHLDLHRFVDAASTKAAKLFGLFPRKGTIAVGADADLVVYDPHYRGVISAQTQHVNNDYNGFEGFEIDGRPSVVTVRGKVQVRDGQFVGEKGRGKLLRREPMYF, from the coding sequence ATGGGACTCCTGATCAAAAACGGCGAGATCGTCACCGCGGATTCGCGCTACAAGGCCGATATCTACGTCGAAGATGAAACCATCACCCGCATCGGGCAAAACCTCGAGGCCCCCCCTGGCACCGAGGTCATCGACGCGACGGGCAAGTACGTCTTTCCCGGCTTTATCGACCCCCACGTGCACATCTACCTGCCCTTCATGGCCACTTTTGCCAAGGACACCCACGAAACCGGCAGCATCGCCGCGCTCATCGGGGGTACGACCACCTACATCGAGATGTGCTGCCCTAACCGGGGCGACGATGCGCTCGAGGGCTACCACCTGTGGAAGAGCAAGGCCGAGGGGAACAGCGCTTGCGACTACACCTTCCACATGGCGGTGACCAAGTTCGACGACAAGACCGAAGGCGAGCTGCGCGAGATCGTCAAAGACGGGATCACCAGCTTCAAGATCTTCCTGTCGTACAAGAACTTCTTCGGCGTGGACGACGGGGAGATGTACCAGACCATGAAGCTGGCTAAGGAGCTGGGCGTCATCGTCACGGCGCACTGCGAGAACGCCGAGCTGGTAGGGCGCTTGCAGCAGAGCCTGCTGGCCGAGGGCAAGACCGGCCCCGAGTGGCACGAGCCCAGCCGCCCGGAGGCGGTGGAGGCCGAGGGGACCAGCCGCTTCGCGACCTTCCTCGAGACCACCGGCGCCACCGGCTACGTGGTGCACCTCTCCTGCAAGCCCGCCCTGGACGCGGCCATGGCCGCCAAGGCGCGCGGCGTGCCCATCTACATCGAGAGCGTGATCCCCCACTTTTTGCTCGACAAGACCTATGCCGAGCGGGGCGGGGTAGAGGCCATGAAGTTCATCATGTCGCCACCCCTGCGCGACAAGCGCAACCAGAAGGCCTTGTGGGACGCCTTGGCCCAGGGTTTCATCGATACCGTGGGCACCGACCACTGCCCCTTCGACACCGAACAGAAGCGGCTGGGCGAGGGGGACTTCACCAAGATCCCCAACGGCATCCCGGCCATCGAGGACCGGGTGAACCTGCTCTACACCTACGGGGTGAGCCGGGGCCACCTCGACCTCCACCGCTTCGTGGACGCCGCCAGCACCAAGGCCGCCAAGCTCTTCGGGCTCTTCCCGCGCAAGGGCACGATTGCCGTGGGCGCAGACGCCGACCTGGTGGTCTACGATCCCCACTACCGGGGGGTCATCTCGGCCCAGACCCAGCATGTCAACAACGATTACAACGGCTTCGAGGGCTTCGAGATCGACGGGCGGCCCAGCGTGGTGACCGTGCGGGGCAAGGTGCAGGTGCGCGACGGCCAGTTCGTGGGCGAGAAGGGGCGCGGCAAGCTGTTGCGGCGCGAGCCGATGTACTTCTGA